The region AAGTCAGGCAAGCCATTTCTAAGTTCAGATCTTGTGGCCGCCGGTGAGCGGATGCGGGAAGATTTCGAATTGTCGCAAATGGAGGCGGCTGTTGGGCAAAACTGGGATCGGTTTTTAACCGCTGGGGTCAGCAATGGCGACACCGACAGGTCGGGCGGGTTTGGCCCCATGGCTGCGCGCCGTCGCGTTGGCGAAGCAGTAGAGGCTCTGGGCGAAGGTTTGTCAGACGTTGTGCTGCGCTGTTGCTGCTATTTAGAAGGGCTGGAAAGTGCTGAAAAAAGACTGGGTTGGCCCGCGCGCAGCGGAAAGGTTGTCTTGCGAATCGCCTTGATACGGTTGCGTGAACACTATGAAGCCTCGCGGTCTGAAACCAGCGACATGATTGGCTAGAAACTGCGCCGCCCAGACCGGGCGGCGCAATAGAATTTAGGCGTTAAGCGCTTTGCGCGCGGCGCGGATGCCCTTGCCATAGGCCGGACTGATTTGGTCATAATGCGCCAACACCCTTTCAATGGTGTCAGCTTTCGCGCCCTGCATTGCCTCGGCGGTATTGGCGTAAAGACGGGCGCGCTGACCCTCGTCAAACAGATCGTGTAATGCGCGGGCCTGACTGTAATCATCGTTGCCGTCGCGGTGATTATACCGGTCAGCATCGCCGGAAATCTTGAGCGGCGGTTCTGCCTGTGTTGCATCTTCGCGTGGCGCACCGGCGACCGAGTTTGGCTCGTAATAGGCGTCACTATTGCCGGTTTGCTGCCCCATAAAGTTCATATTGCCATCTTTGTGATAGTGATGGACGGGGCATTTGGGCGCGTTGACCGGCAGGGCCTCGTAATGGGTGCCAATCCGGTAGCGGTGTGCATCCGCATAGGAAAAGAGCCGCGCTTGCAGCACTTTGTCCGGGCTAAAGCCAACACCCGGCACGATATTTGACGGGCTAAAGGCGGCCTGTTCGACCTCTGCGAAGTAATTTTCTGGATTTCTGTTCAGCTCAAATTCGCCGATTGTGATGCAGGGGTAATCTGCATGTGGCCAAACTTTGGTCAGGTCAAACGGGTTAAAGGCGGCTTTTTCGGCGTCTTCTTCGGCCATGACCTGAATTTGCATGGTCCATTTGGGAAAGTCGCCATTCTCGATGGTGCCAAACAACGCTTCTTGATAGCCTTCGCGGGTCTCACCAATTTTGGCCGCTGACTGTGCGTTGGTCAGATGAGCGTGTCCTTGCTGGGTTTTAAAGTGGAATTTCACCCAGAACCGTTCGTTTTGATCATTGATCAAACTGAATGTATGCGACCCATAGCCGTTCATTTGCATCGGGGTGGTTGGGCAGCCGCGATCAGACATCAAGATGGTGACCTGATGCAAGGCCTCGGGGCTTAGCGACCAGTAATCCCACATGGCTTCGGCACTGCGCAGGTTGGTTTTTGGGTGGCGTTTTTGGGTGTGGATAAAGTCGGGGAATTTATAGGGGTCGCGCAGGAAGAACACCGGCGTGTTGTTGCCAACCAGATCCCAATTGCCATCTTCGGTGTAAAATTTCAGGGCAAACCCCCGCACGTCGCGCTCGTTATCTGCGGCTCCCAACTCGCCGGCAACAGTGGAAAACCGCGCCAGCATCG is a window of Cognatishimia sp. WU-CL00825 DNA encoding:
- a CDS encoding catalase, whose amino-acid sequence is MTDKQLTTTAGAPISDNQNSQTAGERGPVLMQDYQLIEKLAHQNRERIPERVVHAKGWGAFGALKITEDISKYTKAKSLQKGATTPMLARFSTVAGELGAADNERDVRGFALKFYTEDGNWDLVGNNTPVFFLRDPYKFPDFIHTQKRHPKTNLRSAEAMWDYWSLSPEALHQVTILMSDRGCPTTPMQMNGYGSHTFSLINDQNERFWVKFHFKTQQGHAHLTNAQSAAKIGETREGYQEALFGTIENGDFPKWTMQIQVMAEEDAEKAAFNPFDLTKVWPHADYPCITIGEFELNRNPENYFAEVEQAAFSPSNIVPGVGFSPDKVLQARLFSYADAHRYRIGTHYEALPVNAPKCPVHHYHKDGNMNFMGQQTGNSDAYYEPNSVAGAPREDATQAEPPLKISGDADRYNHRDGNDDYSQARALHDLFDEGQRARLYANTAEAMQGAKADTIERVLAHYDQISPAYGKGIRAARKALNA